One genomic segment of Caldimonas brevitalea includes these proteins:
- a CDS encoding ABC transporter substrate-binding protein — protein sequence MTVCQQSRVWCVALAVLAACGGAGAQPGKTSAVLAITLEPPGLDPTTGAAAAIGEVVHYNVLEGLTKIQPDGSVTPLLAESWHVEPDGKSYTFKLRRGVKFHDGEAFDASDVKFSFERAKAEGSTNKAKKAVFDNIARVDTPDPHTVILTLNQPDGTMLFRLGENTAVILDPKSAPTTATRPIGTGPFKFDSWAKGSAVMLSAWSGFRAPQSVKLKKVQFRFINDGAAQVAALMAGDVDAIPRFQAFESVEQFRRDPRFNVTVGGSNGKTIVSINHRRKPFNDVRVRRAMSHAIDRKAIIEGAMNGYGRPIGSHMVPSDLGYLDLTGVYPHNPEKARALLKEAGVSTPLNVTLTLPPPQYARRSGEVVAAQLAKVGIHAKIENVEWAQWLSGAFKGNFDLTIISHVEPLDIMIYTNPQYYFGYDSPGFRKLMEQYNASINPKQRLQLIGDAQRFLAEDAANLFMFELPQIVVSQKRLKGLWASSPIFVNDMASVSWQ from the coding sequence GCAGCCGGGCAAGACCTCGGCGGTGCTCGCCATCACGCTCGAGCCGCCCGGGCTCGACCCGACCACCGGCGCCGCCGCCGCGATCGGCGAGGTCGTCCACTACAACGTGCTGGAGGGCTTGACCAAGATCCAGCCCGACGGCAGCGTCACACCGCTGCTGGCCGAGAGCTGGCACGTCGAGCCCGACGGCAAGAGCTACACCTTCAAGCTGCGCCGGGGCGTCAAGTTCCACGACGGCGAGGCCTTCGACGCCTCGGACGTGAAGTTCAGCTTCGAGCGCGCCAAGGCCGAGGGCAGCACCAACAAGGCCAAGAAGGCGGTGTTCGACAACATCGCGCGCGTCGACACGCCCGACCCGCACACGGTGATCCTGACCTTGAACCAGCCCGACGGCACGATGCTGTTCCGGCTCGGCGAGAACACTGCGGTGATCCTCGACCCCAAGAGCGCGCCGACCACCGCGACCCGCCCGATCGGCACCGGTCCCTTCAAGTTCGACAGCTGGGCCAAAGGCTCGGCCGTGATGCTCAGCGCCTGGAGCGGCTTTCGCGCGCCGCAGAGCGTCAAGCTGAAGAAGGTGCAGTTCCGCTTCATCAACGACGGCGCGGCCCAGGTGGCGGCGCTGATGGCCGGCGACGTCGACGCCATCCCGCGCTTTCAGGCCTTCGAGAGCGTCGAGCAGTTCCGGCGCGACCCGCGCTTCAACGTCACGGTGGGCGGCTCCAACGGCAAGACCATCGTCAGCATCAACCACCGCCGCAAGCCGTTCAACGACGTGCGCGTGCGCCGTGCGATGTCGCACGCGATCGACCGCAAGGCCATCATCGAAGGTGCGATGAACGGCTATGGCCGGCCCATCGGCAGCCACATGGTGCCGAGCGACCTCGGCTATCTGGACCTGACCGGCGTCTACCCGCACAACCCGGAGAAGGCCCGGGCCCTGCTGAAGGAAGCCGGCGTGAGCACGCCGCTCAACGTGACGCTGACCTTGCCGCCGCCCCAGTACGCCAGGCGCAGCGGTGAGGTGGTGGCCGCGCAGTTGGCCAAGGTCGGCATCCACGCCAAGATCGAGAACGTCGAATGGGCGCAATGGCTGTCGGGGGCCTTCAAGGGCAACTTCGACCTGACCATCATCAGCCACGTCGAGCCGCTCGACATCATGATCTACACCAACCCGCAGTACTACTTCGGCTATGACTCGCCGGGCTTCCGGAAGTTGATGGAGCAGTACAACGCCAGCATCAACCCCAAGCAGCGCCTGCAACTGATCGGCGACGCCCAACGGTTTCTGGCCGAAGACGCCGCCAACCTGTTCATGTTCGAGCTGCCGCAGATCGTCGTCAGCCAGAAGCGCCTCAAAGGCTTGTGGGCCAGCTCGCCGATCTTCGTCAACGACATGGCGTCGGTGTCGTGGCAATGA